Proteins encoded in a region of the Watersipora subatra chromosome 5, tzWatSuba1.1, whole genome shotgun sequence genome:
- the LOC137397354 gene encoding piggyBac transposable element-derived protein 3-like codes for MDRRKRTIPRIFSDDVLAAALGSDSEDNLISDDSDLDEDWSPQNQLKEYVETESSSDEEYSCNTSSALSESLANSIDQPSTSKVTSTPKSITKGQLSKAQAPTTREKRLHYQRSSGNIEPIDIFSHYFTDQLLDDIVYQSNLYAIQQSIDTPLGLTKGELFIFLGINIVMTYIRYSRLRMYWSSNTCLRCNLIANAMSVNRFERIRRFLHFADNTENTESTDRLKKMRPFLDAMNSTFKSAVTPEEFHSVDEMMIPFTGGSSLKQYIRSKPKKWGYKVWVRSGVSGYVYDFEIYQGANGNRPEKELGLCADVLMCLCLGLEGKYHKVFFDNLFTTMELLKTLREKKILSTGTLRKNRLLGAENILAEDKSMKRRGEFSYTTSQCDVTVVKWNDNSFVHTASTFAGVEPLSYVERWDKKEKVKVNVTRPFAIEIYNQHMGGVDLTDFLVSCYRHNLKQKKCWVIYRWLEEGSPLDLLAFRSSVATALIGKGLSLGSKKGRSCPSSSQAVPPAKLSRLQPPAALRKNLSLGHFPENKEQKNASRCRSMACTKRCRYMCGVCQVYLCPECFADYHQ; via the exons ATGGATAGAAGGAAGCGTACCATTCCAAGGATTTTTTCTGATGATGTGCTTGCAGCTGCACTTGGCAGCGATAGTGAGGATAACTTGATAAGTGATGACAGTGACCTAGATGAGGATTGGAGCCCACAAAATCAGTTGAAAGAGTATGTGGAAACTGAAAGTAGCAGCGATGAAGAGTATAGCTGCAATACATCCTCAGCTCTCTCTGAAAGTTTAGCTAACAGCATTGATCAACCATCTACATCGAAAGTCACGTCTACTCCAAAGTCGATCACAAAAGGACAGTTATCAAAAGCGCAAGCACCAACTACCAGAGAAAAAAGACTGCATTACCAAAGAAGCA GTGGAAATATTGAGCCAATAGACATATTCAGTCATTACTTCACCGATCAGCTTCTTGATGACATTGTTTACCAATCGAACTTGTATGCAATTCAACAAAGCATAGATACTCCTTTAGGCTTGACAAAAGGTGAGCTCTTTATATTTCTTGGGATCAACATTGTCATGACTTACATCCGCTACTCCAGACTACGAATGTACTGGTCGTCTAACACATGCTTGCGATGCAACTTGATTGCCAACGCCATGTCAGTGAATAGATTTGAGAGAATACGGCGATTTCTACACTTTGCTGATAACACAGAAAACACAGAATCGACCGATCGCTTGAAAAAGATGCGACCATTTCTTGACGCAATGAATTCTACATTCAAGTCTGCCGTCACACCTGAGGAGTTCCATAGTGTAGATGAGATGATGATACCATTTACTGGAGGAAGTTCACTAAAGCAGTACATACGCAGCAAACCTAAAAAGTGGGGCTACAAGGTCTGGGTACGGTCAGGTGTGTCTGGGTATGTTTACGATTTTGAAATCTATCAAGGAGCTAATGGAAATCGGCCTGAAAAAGAGTTGGGTTTATGTGCAGATGTATTGATGTGCCTGTGTTTAGGGTTAGAAGGAAAGTACCACAAAGTCTTTTTTGACAACCTCTTCACCACCATGGAGCTGTTGAAAACACTTCGTGAGAAGAAAATTCTGAGCACTGGTACGTTGAGGAAAAACAGGCTGTTGGGTGCTGAGAACATATTGGCAGAGGATAAAAGCATGAAAAGACGAGGAGAATTCTCGTACACAACAAGCCAGTGTGATGTTACTGTTGTCAAGTGGAATGACAACAGCTTTGTCCATACAGCGAGCACATTTGCTGGAGTCGAGCCTCTAAGCTATGTGGAGAGATGGGACAAAAAAGAGAAGGTAAAAGTGAATGTCACAAGGCCATTTGCTATAGAAATTTATAATCAGCACATGGGGGGAGTGGACTTGACAGATTTCCTTGTGTCTTGCTATCGCCACAACCTGAAGCAGAAGAAATG CTGGGTCATTTACAGATGGCTTGAAGAAGGCTCTCCCCTTGATCTGCTGGCTTTTCGAAGCAGTGTCGCAACAGCCCTAATTGGTAAGGGTTTATCATTGGGAAGCAAGAAAGGCAGAAGTTGTCCATCATCTTCTCAAGCAGTACCTCCGGCTAAATTGTCTCGGCTACAACCTCCAGCTGCTCTCCGAAAGAATCTGTCGCTTGGCCATTTTCCAGAAAATAAAGAGCAGAAAAATGCTTCACGATGCAGAAGCATGGCTTGCACAAAGCGGTGCAGGTATATGTGTGGTGTCTGCCAAGTCTACCTCTGTCCGGAGTGCTTTGCTGATTATCACCAGTAA